A region of Pseudomonas sp. Marseille-Q3773 DNA encodes the following proteins:
- a CDS encoding aldehyde dehydrogenase family protein, whose product MLSELPILPATRAFLERKLKMRIGADWQDAASGRTLSFRNPATGDVLGEVPSADAEDVDRAVRAARQAFDDSPWSRLRPRERQNLLWRLAELMERDARQLAELECLNNGKSAAVAQVMDVQLAIDFLRYMAGWATKLEGSTVEPSMPLMPDAQFHGFVRREAVGVVGAIVAWNFPLLLACWKLGPALATGCTVVLKPADETPLSVLKLAELVEEAGYPAGVFNVVTGTGLNAGAALSRHPGVDKLTFTGSTEVGKLIGKAAMDNMTRVTLELGGKSPTIVMPDANLQEAAAGAATAIFFNQGQVCCAGSRLYVHRKHFDNVVADIAGIANGMKLGNGLDPAVQMGPLISAKQQDRVTGYIELGRELGATIACGGEGFGPGYFVKPTVIVDVDQRHRLVQEEIFGPVLVAMPFDDLDEVIGMANDNPYGLGASIWSNDLAAVHRMIPRIKSGSVWVNCHSALDPALPFGGYKMSGVGREMGAAAIEHYTELKSVLIKL is encoded by the coding sequence ATGCTTTCCGAACTGCCCATCCTGCCCGCCACCCGCGCCTTCCTCGAGCGCAAGCTGAAGATGCGCATTGGCGCCGACTGGCAGGACGCCGCCAGCGGCCGCACCCTGTCATTCCGCAACCCGGCCACGGGCGACGTGCTGGGTGAAGTGCCCAGCGCCGACGCCGAAGATGTCGACCGCGCCGTCCGCGCCGCGCGCCAGGCCTTCGACGACTCGCCGTGGAGCCGCCTGCGTCCGCGGGAGCGGCAGAACCTGTTGTGGCGCCTGGCCGAGCTGATGGAGCGCGACGCCCGTCAACTGGCCGAGCTGGAATGCCTGAACAACGGCAAGAGCGCCGCGGTGGCCCAGGTGATGGACGTACAACTGGCCATCGACTTTCTGCGTTACATGGCCGGCTGGGCCACCAAGCTCGAGGGTAGCACCGTCGAACCTTCGATGCCGTTGATGCCCGACGCGCAGTTCCACGGTTTTGTCCGGCGCGAAGCGGTGGGCGTGGTCGGCGCCATCGTCGCCTGGAACTTCCCGCTGCTGCTGGCCTGCTGGAAGCTCGGCCCGGCACTGGCCACGGGTTGTACCGTAGTGCTCAAGCCCGCAGACGAAACGCCACTGAGCGTGCTCAAGCTGGCGGAACTGGTGGAAGAAGCCGGCTACCCGGCCGGGGTGTTCAACGTGGTCACCGGCACCGGCCTGAATGCCGGTGCTGCGCTCAGCCGCCACCCCGGCGTGGACAAGCTCACCTTCACCGGCTCCACCGAGGTGGGCAAGCTGATCGGCAAGGCCGCCATGGACAACATGACCCGCGTCACCCTCGAGCTTGGTGGCAAGTCGCCGACCATCGTCATGCCCGACGCCAACCTGCAGGAGGCCGCCGCCGGCGCGGCCACGGCGATCTTCTTCAACCAGGGCCAGGTATGCTGCGCAGGCTCGCGGTTGTATGTACACCGCAAGCACTTCGACAACGTGGTGGCCGACATCGCCGGCATCGCCAATGGCATGAAACTCGGCAACGGCCTGGACCCGGCAGTACAGATGGGGCCATTGATCTCGGCCAAGCAGCAGGACCGCGTCACCGGCTACATCGAGCTTGGCCGCGAACTGGGCGCGACCATCGCTTGCGGCGGCGAGGGCTTCGGGCCGGGCTACTTCGTCAAGCCGACGGTGATCGTCGATGTCGACCAGCGCCATCGTCTGGTCCAGGAAGAAATCTTCGGGCCGGTGCTGGTCGCCATGCCGTTCGATGACCTCGACGAGGTGATCGGCATGGCCAACGACAACCCTTATGGGCTTGGCGCGAGCATCTGGTCCAATGACCTGGCCGCCGTGCACCGGATGATCCCGCGCATCAAGTCGGGGTCGGTGTGGGTCAACTGCCACAGCGCCCTCGACCCGGCCTTGCCGTTTGGCGGCTACAAGATGTCCGGCGTCGGCCGCGAGATGGGGGCGGCTGCCATCGAGCATTACACCGAGCTCAAATCGGTACTGATCAAGCTCTGA